TTCAAGAGCGAAAGCTCCCTTTCACTTTTGGCAAGAAACAGCTTTTCCGACACAAATCTGCCCAGGTAGTTGCCCGCCTGCGTTTCCGCGTACACACGTTGAAGATCTTCATAAGAAATTCGCCATGCCACTGTTTCAGTCAGTGCCTGCAATGCACATTCGGACGGTGTTCGCGTCAGGAAGGATGGGTAAGCACAGGTAAATTCTTTGTCAAAACAAAAATCGAACGTGAGCTCCTGCTCATCGCCGGGGATATAAAAACGCACAATACCCGTTTCCACAAACGACAGGAATTGTTCCGTTTCTCCCACCTGGGTAATGATCTCGTTTTTGGCAAAGACCCTCCTGGCGAAATGGGAAGCAATGAACTGCCATTCCTTTTCCTGTAACCGGATGATGCGCTCGTAATATTCCCGGATGTATCCCATACTTCAATTTAACACATTTTTATCGCAGCACAAAAGCAGTCACCTCCTGTGCCAGCTCATCCAGGAACTTCGGCCTGTCAGTTATGGTGTCTGTTATCCCCGGAGGCAATTCATTCATGAAACTGAAATGGCCGCCGTCTTCCACAATGCGCACATTGGCACCCGCAAGTAAATCCAACTGCGCTGCCGGCGTGATCACGTCTCTCCTTCCACCCCAGGCCTGGATCTCACCTGTTACCTGCACCAGCGCGCCAGGAGCATTGAAATAGCCTGTTGGCGGGGCGAATAAGACCAACTTCTTTAACTGCTGGTCAACGGCTATCGGCAGCGCGTTGCCCGGGCCTGTATACAGCTGTCCGCCTGCTATGGCCAGCAACAGCGTAGCCCCTATGGAATGCCCAATGCCGGTGACGGGCAGGCCATATGCGGCGAGTTCCTGCAGCGCGGCATTGAGTGTAGCGGCGCGGCCAAGCAGTACGTCCGGCGAAGGCGATGGGCTGGCAAAACGTTCGAACACAGGGGCGATCACATTGATACCGTTGCCGTGAAGATGACGGAGCAGGGGCGCATGGCGTTCTGGGTTACCGCCGGCACCGGCGGCGAAAAGGACGGAGGCAATGGGGTTTGATGCTTCGAGGCGAATGGTCATGTTTGTTAATAATTTGGGGATGCAATTTAAGGGATAAACAGGACGAGTGCGCATACGCACCATCGGAATGAGGAGAATACCTGTTGAAACGTTATCTGCCACACTATGTC
This genomic interval from Chitinophaga horti contains the following:
- a CDS encoding Crp/Fnr family transcriptional regulator, translating into MGYIREYYERIIRLQEKEWQFIASHFARRVFAKNEIITQVGETEQFLSFVETGIVRFYIPGDEQELTFDFCFDKEFTCAYPSFLTRTPSECALQALTETVAWRISYEDLQRVYAETQAGNYLGRFVSEKLFLAKSERELSLLKYTARERYLRLFSERPDILKFIPLKYVASYIGITPQGLSRIRRQIS